Proteins found in one Plodia interpunctella isolate USDA-ARS_2022_Savannah chromosome 24, ilPloInte3.2, whole genome shotgun sequence genomic segment:
- the LOC128680653 gene encoding uncharacterized protein LOC128680653 isoform X5, which produces MSDPSRQQDIQNFYIQPKKNKKADPVVWMESEIENIQKNFGQEKSKPYVDKLINDAKNYFRVRMNVQVVDGKPKITFEKFGENIGEAPQPLTRNLGNSNVHLRVYSREETEDATVQPKTAPDWLNDLKTYVRYLIDRNNMKDKLAKQLKPIVKSVEKTNGVLIDDVDIDQFGDVQIRYSLQKEE; this is translated from the exons ATGAGTGATCCATCAagacaacaagatattcaaaacTTTTACATACagcctaaaaaaaataaaaaagccgATCCAG TTGTTTGGATGGAAAgcgaaattgaaaatattcaaaaaaactTTGGCCAGGAGAAATCAAAACCCTATGTTGACAAATTGATTAACG atGCAAAAAACTATTTCCGAGTACGGATGAATGTTCAAG tgGTCGATG gaaaaccgaaaataacttttgaaaaatTCGGCGAAAATATTGGTGAGGCGCCTCAACCTTTAACAA GAAATTTAGGAAATAGTAACGTGCACTTAAGAGTTTACAGCAGAGAAGAGACTGAAGACGCGACAGTCC AACCAAAAACCGCTCCTGATTGGCTGAATGACTTGAAGACTTACGTCAGATATCTGATCGACAGAAATAATATGAAGGACAAATTGGCGAAACAGTTGAAACCAATCGTGAAAT cTGTTGAAAAAACTAACGGAGTTCTCATTGACGATGTTGACA TTGATCAATTTG gtGATGTCCAAATACgatattcattacaaaaagaagaataa